In Strigops habroptila isolate Jane chromosome 4, bStrHab1.2.pri, whole genome shotgun sequence, a single genomic region encodes these proteins:
- the CTTN gene encoding src substrate cortactin isoform X4 — translation MWKATAGLAVCINQVDGTDDWETDPDFVNDVSEKEQRWGAKTVKGSGHQEHINIHELRENVFQEHQNLKEKELETGPKASHGYGGKFGVEQDRMDKSAVGHEYQAKLSKHCSQVDLVKGFGGKFGVQTDRVDQSAVGFEYQGKTEKHASQRDYAKGFGGKYGVQKDRMDKNAATFEDIEKPASTYQKTKPIEAVANKTSSIRANFENLAKEKEQEDRRKAEAERAQRMAREKQEQEEARRKLEEQAKAKKQTPPPSPATQPAEQKAPSSPVYEDAVSYAAESTYNSTTYSAACEPEPSYKAAESDYQEAVSQRQAEYEPETVYEVAGAGDHYQAEENAYDEYENELGITAIALYDYQAAGDDEISFDPDDIITNIEMIDDGWWRGVCKGRYGLFPANYVELRQ, via the exons ATGTGGAAGGCTACTGCAGGCCTCGCTGTTTGTATCAACCAGGTTGACGGAACTGATGACTGGGAGACGGATCCTGATTTTGTG AATGATGTGAGTGAGAAAGAACAGCGCTGGGGGGCTAAAACTGTGAAAGGATCCGGCCATCAAGAGCACATCAA TATTCATGAGCTGAGAGAGAATGTATTCCAAGAACACCAGAACCTCAAAGAGAAGGAGCTTGAAACAGGACCAAAAGCTTCCCATGGCTATGGAGGGAAATTTGGCGTTGAACAAGATCGCATGGATAAA TCAGCTGTTGGACACGAATATCAAGCCAAACTTTCTAAGCATTGCTCCCAAGTGGATTTGGTGAAAGGGTTTGGTGGCAAGTTTGGAGTACAAACCGACAGAGTTGATCAG tCAGCTGTTGGATTTGAATATCAGGGCAAAACTGAGAAGCATGCCTCCCAAAGAG ATTATGCGAAAGGATTTGGTGGGAAGTATGGTGTGCAGAAAGATCGGATGGATAAG AATGCTGCAACTTTTGAAGATATTGAGAAACCAGCATCAACTTACCAGAAGACCAAGCCAATAGAAGCTG TTGCTAATAAAACAAGCAGCATCCGAGCTAACTTTGAAAACTTAGCCaaggaaaaagagcaggaagacCGAAGGAAGGCAGAAGCTGAGAGAGCACAAAGAATGgccagagaaaaacaagaacagGAAGAGGCTCGAAGGAAACTGGAG GAACAAGCTAAAGCCAAAAAACAAACTCCACCACCATCGCCTGCCACGCAGCCAGCTGAGCAGAAGGCACCCTCAAGCCCAGTCTATGAG GATGCAGTTTCCTATGCAGCAGAGTCTACCTACAACAGCACAACATATTCAGCTGCATGTGAGCCAGAGCCCAGCTACAAAGCTGCAGAGTCGGACTACCAAGAAGCTGTGAGTCAGCGACAGGCAGAATATGAACCAGAGACTGTCTATGAAGTGGCAGGGGCGGGAGACCATTACCAAGCAg aAGAAAATGCTTATGATGAATATGAAAATGAACTTGGAATTACAGCCATAGCCCTTTATGATTATCAAGCTG CGGGTGACGACGAGATCTCCTTTGACCCAGATGACATTATCACCAACATAGAAATGATCGATGATGGCTGGTGGAGGGGTGTCTGCAAAGGCCGCTACGGGTTGTTCCCTGCCAACTATGTGGAGCTGAGACAATGA
- the CTTN gene encoding src substrate cortactin isoform X1, with product MLLISLAQSVELFLDVISCLFMTLSLAVSTPALTLCFTWKSEKTLSLCTCFTRDYLRNTVTWLFQMWKATAGLAVCINQVDGTDDWETDPDFVNDVSEKEQRWGAKTVKGSGHQEHINIHELRENVFQEHQNLKEKELETGPKASHGYGGKFGVEQDRMDKSAVGHEYQAKLSKHCSQVDLVKGFGGKFGVQTDRVDQSAVGFEYQGKTEKHASQRDYVKGFGGKFGVQTDRQDKCALGWDHQEKVQLHESQIDYKSGFGGKFGVQTERQDPSALGFDYKEKLAKHESQQDYAKGFGGKYGVQKDRMDKNAATFEDIEKPASTYQKTKPIEAVANKTSSIRANFENLAKEKEQEDRRKAEAERAQRMAREKQEQEEARRKLEEQAKAKKQTPPPSPATQPAEQKAPSSPVYEDAVSYAAESTYNSTTYSAACEPEPSYKAAESDYQEAVSQRQAEYEPETVYEVAGAGDHYQAEENAYDEYENELGITAIALYDYQAAGDDEISFDPDDIITNIEMIDDGWWRGVCKGRYGLFPANYVELRQ from the exons ATGTTATTAATTAGCCTGGCACAAAGTGTTGAATTGTTTCTAGATgttatttcttgcctttttatgACTTTGTCTCTTGCTGTCAGTACTCCAGCACTCACCCTCTGTTTCACCTGGAAGTCAGAGAAGACACTGAGTTTGTGTACGTGTTTCACGAGGGATTATCTGAGAAACACAGTAACTTGGTTGTTCCAG ATGTGGAAGGCTACTGCAGGCCTCGCTGTTTGTATCAACCAGGTTGACGGAACTGATGACTGGGAGACGGATCCTGATTTTGTG AATGATGTGAGTGAGAAAGAACAGCGCTGGGGGGCTAAAACTGTGAAAGGATCCGGCCATCAAGAGCACATCAA TATTCATGAGCTGAGAGAGAATGTATTCCAAGAACACCAGAACCTCAAAGAGAAGGAGCTTGAAACAGGACCAAAAGCTTCCCATGGCTATGGAGGGAAATTTGGCGTTGAACAAGATCGCATGGATAAA TCAGCTGTTGGACACGAATATCAAGCCAAACTTTCTAAGCATTGCTCCCAAGTGGATTTGGTGAAAGGGTTTGGTGGCAAGTTTGGAGTACAAACCGACAGAGTTGATCAG tCAGCTGTTGGATTTGAATATCAGGGCAAAACTGAGAAGCATGCCTCCCAAAGAG ATTATGTAAAGGGGTTTGGAGGCAAGTTTGGtgtgcagacagacagacaagaCAAATGTGCACTTGGCTGGGATCACCAGGAGAAAGTGCAGCTGCACGAATCCCAGATAG ACTATAAGAGTGGCTTCGGAGGGAAATTTGGTGTACAGACAGAAAGGCAGGACCCATCTGCTCTGGGGTTTGATTACAAGGAGAAACTAGCCAAGCATGAATCTCAACAAG ATTATGCGAAAGGATTTGGTGGGAAGTATGGTGTGCAGAAAGATCGGATGGATAAG AATGCTGCAACTTTTGAAGATATTGAGAAACCAGCATCAACTTACCAGAAGACCAAGCCAATAGAAGCTG TTGCTAATAAAACAAGCAGCATCCGAGCTAACTTTGAAAACTTAGCCaaggaaaaagagcaggaagacCGAAGGAAGGCAGAAGCTGAGAGAGCACAAAGAATGgccagagaaaaacaagaacagGAAGAGGCTCGAAGGAAACTGGAG GAACAAGCTAAAGCCAAAAAACAAACTCCACCACCATCGCCTGCCACGCAGCCAGCTGAGCAGAAGGCACCCTCAAGCCCAGTCTATGAG GATGCAGTTTCCTATGCAGCAGAGTCTACCTACAACAGCACAACATATTCAGCTGCATGTGAGCCAGAGCCCAGCTACAAAGCTGCAGAGTCGGACTACCAAGAAGCTGTGAGTCAGCGACAGGCAGAATATGAACCAGAGACTGTCTATGAAGTGGCAGGGGCGGGAGACCATTACCAAGCAg aAGAAAATGCTTATGATGAATATGAAAATGAACTTGGAATTACAGCCATAGCCCTTTATGATTATCAAGCTG CGGGTGACGACGAGATCTCCTTTGACCCAGATGACATTATCACCAACATAGAAATGATCGATGATGGCTGGTGGAGGGGTGTCTGCAAAGGCCGCTACGGGTTGTTCCCTGCCAACTATGTGGAGCTGAGACAATGA
- the CTTN gene encoding src substrate cortactin isoform X3, with protein sequence MWKATAGLAVCINQVDGTDDWETDPDFVNDVSEKEQRWGAKTVKGSGHQEHINIHELRENVFQEHQNLKEKELETGPKASHGYGGKFGVEQDRMDKSAVGHEYQAKLSKHCSQVDLVKGFGGKFGVQTDRVDQSAVGFEYQGKTEKHASQRDYVKGFGGKFGVQTDRQDKCALGWDHQEKVQLHESQIDYKSGFGGKFGVQTERQDPSALGFDYKEKLAKHESQQDYAKGFGGKYGVQKDRMDKNAATFEDIEKPASTYQKTKPIEAVANKTSSIRANFENLAKEKEQEDRRKAEAERAQRMAREKQEQEEARRKLEEQAKAKKQTPPPSPATQPAEQKAPSSPVYEDAVSYAAESTYNSTTYSAACEPEPSYKAAESDYQEAVSQRQAEYEPETVYEVAGAGDHYQAEENAYDEYENELGITAIALYDYQAAGDDEISFDPDDIITNIEMIDDGWWRGVCKGRYGLFPANYVELRQ encoded by the exons ATGTGGAAGGCTACTGCAGGCCTCGCTGTTTGTATCAACCAGGTTGACGGAACTGATGACTGGGAGACGGATCCTGATTTTGTG AATGATGTGAGTGAGAAAGAACAGCGCTGGGGGGCTAAAACTGTGAAAGGATCCGGCCATCAAGAGCACATCAA TATTCATGAGCTGAGAGAGAATGTATTCCAAGAACACCAGAACCTCAAAGAGAAGGAGCTTGAAACAGGACCAAAAGCTTCCCATGGCTATGGAGGGAAATTTGGCGTTGAACAAGATCGCATGGATAAA TCAGCTGTTGGACACGAATATCAAGCCAAACTTTCTAAGCATTGCTCCCAAGTGGATTTGGTGAAAGGGTTTGGTGGCAAGTTTGGAGTACAAACCGACAGAGTTGATCAG tCAGCTGTTGGATTTGAATATCAGGGCAAAACTGAGAAGCATGCCTCCCAAAGAG ATTATGTAAAGGGGTTTGGAGGCAAGTTTGGtgtgcagacagacagacaagaCAAATGTGCACTTGGCTGGGATCACCAGGAGAAAGTGCAGCTGCACGAATCCCAGATAG ACTATAAGAGTGGCTTCGGAGGGAAATTTGGTGTACAGACAGAAAGGCAGGACCCATCTGCTCTGGGGTTTGATTACAAGGAGAAACTAGCCAAGCATGAATCTCAACAAG ATTATGCGAAAGGATTTGGTGGGAAGTATGGTGTGCAGAAAGATCGGATGGATAAG AATGCTGCAACTTTTGAAGATATTGAGAAACCAGCATCAACTTACCAGAAGACCAAGCCAATAGAAGCTG TTGCTAATAAAACAAGCAGCATCCGAGCTAACTTTGAAAACTTAGCCaaggaaaaagagcaggaagacCGAAGGAAGGCAGAAGCTGAGAGAGCACAAAGAATGgccagagaaaaacaagaacagGAAGAGGCTCGAAGGAAACTGGAG GAACAAGCTAAAGCCAAAAAACAAACTCCACCACCATCGCCTGCCACGCAGCCAGCTGAGCAGAAGGCACCCTCAAGCCCAGTCTATGAG GATGCAGTTTCCTATGCAGCAGAGTCTACCTACAACAGCACAACATATTCAGCTGCATGTGAGCCAGAGCCCAGCTACAAAGCTGCAGAGTCGGACTACCAAGAAGCTGTGAGTCAGCGACAGGCAGAATATGAACCAGAGACTGTCTATGAAGTGGCAGGGGCGGGAGACCATTACCAAGCAg aAGAAAATGCTTATGATGAATATGAAAATGAACTTGGAATTACAGCCATAGCCCTTTATGATTATCAAGCTG CGGGTGACGACGAGATCTCCTTTGACCCAGATGACATTATCACCAACATAGAAATGATCGATGATGGCTGGTGGAGGGGTGTCTGCAAAGGCCGCTACGGGTTGTTCCCTGCCAACTATGTGGAGCTGAGACAATGA
- the CTTN gene encoding src substrate cortactin isoform X2 encodes MWKATAGLAVCINQVDGTDDWETDPDFVNDVSEKEQRWGAKTVKGSGHQEHINIHELRENVFQEHQNLKEKELETGPKASHGYGGKFGVEQDRMDKSAVGHEYQAKLSKHCSQVDLVKGFGGKFGVQTDRVDQSAVGFEYQGKTEKHASQRDYVKGFGGKFGVQTDRQDKCALGWDHQEKVQLHESQIDYAKGFGGKYGVQKDRMDKNAATFEDIEKPASTYQKTKPIEAVANKTSSIRANFENLAKEKEQEDRRKAEAERAQRMAREKQEQEEARRKLEEQAKAKKQTPPPSPATQPAEQKAPSSPVYEDAVSYAAESTYNSTTYSAACEPEPSYKAAESDYQEAVSQRQAEYEPETVYEVAGAGDHYQAEENAYDEYENELGITAIALYDYQAAGDDEISFDPDDIITNIEMIDDGWWRGVCKGRYGLFPANYVELRQ; translated from the exons ATGTGGAAGGCTACTGCAGGCCTCGCTGTTTGTATCAACCAGGTTGACGGAACTGATGACTGGGAGACGGATCCTGATTTTGTG AATGATGTGAGTGAGAAAGAACAGCGCTGGGGGGCTAAAACTGTGAAAGGATCCGGCCATCAAGAGCACATCAA TATTCATGAGCTGAGAGAGAATGTATTCCAAGAACACCAGAACCTCAAAGAGAAGGAGCTTGAAACAGGACCAAAAGCTTCCCATGGCTATGGAGGGAAATTTGGCGTTGAACAAGATCGCATGGATAAA TCAGCTGTTGGACACGAATATCAAGCCAAACTTTCTAAGCATTGCTCCCAAGTGGATTTGGTGAAAGGGTTTGGTGGCAAGTTTGGAGTACAAACCGACAGAGTTGATCAG tCAGCTGTTGGATTTGAATATCAGGGCAAAACTGAGAAGCATGCCTCCCAAAGAG ATTATGTAAAGGGGTTTGGAGGCAAGTTTGGtgtgcagacagacagacaagaCAAATGTGCACTTGGCTGGGATCACCAGGAGAAAGTGCAGCTGCACGAATCCCAGATAG ATTATGCGAAAGGATTTGGTGGGAAGTATGGTGTGCAGAAAGATCGGATGGATAAG AATGCTGCAACTTTTGAAGATATTGAGAAACCAGCATCAACTTACCAGAAGACCAAGCCAATAGAAGCTG TTGCTAATAAAACAAGCAGCATCCGAGCTAACTTTGAAAACTTAGCCaaggaaaaagagcaggaagacCGAAGGAAGGCAGAAGCTGAGAGAGCACAAAGAATGgccagagaaaaacaagaacagGAAGAGGCTCGAAGGAAACTGGAG GAACAAGCTAAAGCCAAAAAACAAACTCCACCACCATCGCCTGCCACGCAGCCAGCTGAGCAGAAGGCACCCTCAAGCCCAGTCTATGAG GATGCAGTTTCCTATGCAGCAGAGTCTACCTACAACAGCACAACATATTCAGCTGCATGTGAGCCAGAGCCCAGCTACAAAGCTGCAGAGTCGGACTACCAAGAAGCTGTGAGTCAGCGACAGGCAGAATATGAACCAGAGACTGTCTATGAAGTGGCAGGGGCGGGAGACCATTACCAAGCAg aAGAAAATGCTTATGATGAATATGAAAATGAACTTGGAATTACAGCCATAGCCCTTTATGATTATCAAGCTG CGGGTGACGACGAGATCTCCTTTGACCCAGATGACATTATCACCAACATAGAAATGATCGATGATGGCTGGTGGAGGGGTGTCTGCAAAGGCCGCTACGGGTTGTTCCCTGCCAACTATGTGGAGCTGAGACAATGA